The following proteins are encoded in a genomic region of Oryza brachyantha chromosome 11, ObraRS2, whole genome shotgun sequence:
- the LOC121055732 gene encoding serine/arginine repetitive matrix protein 1-like, translating to MPISGLRRLVLPSGSYARRRLPPVPRRSARSPPASPAAAAFSLRRNRGRRPLLRQRPPGRRHRLPLQPRPGCVLRPGGRSPRPPPCSRAIPGRRGQLAASGRRRQFSSPRQRQYPAVVLPALLPRSSGPYRSISNQWLGSTCGALTLHARTRLARLPQTPPRTCPQTSRPRPRGLTHRTQTPPPRPRPCLCRPSLCAAPRTQNQCYLAFISLEQPAPVPLRDRRHRSTALLENPPPVVRPDRRPTTSLVTAVSAARSSGQSAFKGM from the exons CGTCGGCTCGTCCTCCCGTCAGGCAGCTACGCCCGACGCCGCCTTCCCCCAGTTCCCCGCCGATctgcacggtcgccgccggcttccccggccgccgctgccttctCCCTCCGCCGGAAccgtggccgccgccccctcctccgTCAGCGcccccccggccgccgccaccgcctccccctgcAGCCGCGGCCAGGCTGCGTCCTCAGGCCCGGCGGCAGGTCGCCGCGGCCACCCCCCTGCAGCCGAGCCatccccggccgccgtggaCAGCTCGCCGCctcggggcggcgccggcaatTCTCCTCCCCCCGGCAGCGGCAGTACCCGGCCGTCGTGCTGCCAGCTCTCCTCCCCCG ATCCAGCGGCCCATATCGGTCTATCTCAAATCAATGGCTGGGATCAACTTGCGGCGCCCTTACCCTTCACGCGCGCACACGCCTCGCCCGTCTCCCGCAGACGCCGCCTCGCACTTGCCCACAGACGtcgcgccctcgccctcgcggCCTCACCCATCGCACgcagacgccgccgcctcgccctcgcccttgTCTGTGCCGCCCCTCACTCTGTGCCGCCCCTCGCACGCAGA ATCAATGTTACCTTGCATTTATAAGTCTTGAACAACCGGCGCCGGTGCCTCTCCGTGACCGACGCCACCGCTCCACCGCGCTCCTCGAAAATCCACCGCCTGTTGTTCGCCCTGATCGCCGACCCACCACCTCCCTCGTCACCGCCGTCTCTGCCGCCCGTTCATCGGGTCAGTCAGCTTTCAAAGGTATGTAG